The genomic stretch GTCAAGAAACAGCAGCTCGGGTTTATGCATGGTCGCCGCGGCCAGAGAAAGGCGCTGCTTTTGGCCACCACTCATGCCTGAAACCCGTTGCTTGCGGCGTTGATCCAAGCCATAAGTGGCGAGCTGCTCATTGACTCTCTGAGTTAGGGTTTTCTTATCCATACCAAAAATCTGGCCAATGAACTGTAAGTTTTCCTCTACGGTGAGGTCATCGTAAAGAGAGAACTTTTGTGTCATGTAGCCGATCTTCAAGCGAAGTGCTTCCGACTGTCTGGGAATCTCCAAACCGAGCACATCAACGTTGCCTTCGCTTGGGCTGAGTAGCCCGGTGAGAACGCGGATGGTGGTCGATTTTCCACAACCATTTGGGCCAAGAAAACCGTAGATGCTGCCTTTGGGTACGTTGAGTGTGATGTTGTCGATGGCGGTGAAATCACCAAACTTTTTCACAACGTTTTGCGCCTGAATTGCGTATTCAACCATGGCTTACTCTCCGTTGAGATCGACCTGAGTTGGCACACCGGAAGGGAGGGCGCGCGCAGCTTCGGTAAGATCCACTTCCGCTAAATACATCAAACGTGAACGCTCTTCTTCGGTGAGGGCGTAATAGGGGGTGAAAGAGGCTTCGTTCGCCACCCAACGTACCGTTCCTTGCAGAGGATCGCTCACACCATCGACATGGACAGTCACTGGCTTACCGGGCACGAAGTTCACTCGATAAGTCGCCGGCACATAGACGCGCGCATAAGGTATGCGATTGGCTTGAATGACCGCCACAATGCCGCTGACGGGCACTCGTTCCCCTAGGTTATAAGGCAGATTATCGAGAATGCCATCTCGGGTCGCGACGATGGTGAGTTCGTCGAGTTTCTGCTGCTGTAAGACCACGTCGGCTTGGGCGGCGGCCAGTTGCGCCTTGGCTTGCTCAATGTCTTCTGGCCGTGAGCCAGCGGTCAGTTTGCTGAACTCTTCGTTGGCGGAATCCAGTTCTGCTCTTGCCGAATCTCGCTGCGCGAGTGCGGTGTCTTTTTCAGACTGACTGATGAGTTTTTTCGCCACCAGCTCCGCTTTACGTTTGAAGGTTTTCTGCGCATCGATCAACTGCGCTTCGGCGCGGGCAACACGAGCTTGTGCTGAAGCGATGTCCTCTGGTCGTTCACCGTTAGTAAGCTTGAGTAGATAGGCTTGCGCTTTGCTCTGTTCGGCGAGGGCGCGGGCTAAGACGGCTTGTTGATTTTTGCTATCGAGCTTAACCAGTATATCGCCTTGCGAAACCATCTGACCTTCTTTGATGGGAAGCTCACGAATGATCTCATTGGCGGTCGCGGTAAAGGTGACGCGGTCACGCTCTAGGGTGCCTAGTGCTTGAGGCGTGGATTCGGTCGTGCAAGCGGTGAGGGCAAGAAGCGCCCAAACGCAGATCAGTCTGTTTCGCATGTGGTCATCCTAACTGTGGCGGCAGTGGTTAATCAATCAACAGTGTAACGCTGGGTGTGGTTGCTGCTCTAGCAACTTAATTCTGCAAATATTCATCAAGTGATGAATTAAATGCATTTGCCGTTGTGAGTATAGTAAGGTTTTGAATTGATGTAATTTTTAAGGTGAGAAACGGGATTGAGCTCGCAGGAGTAATAGGGATCGAGCGACACGGAATGTCGCTCTATCGGATTTGCTGGCTTTGACTAATCACCTAAAGGCTGCCTATCACCGCCGCCGCGATGCGAGTCTAATGCCACTTTTAAGCGGCGCAGTTTGTCACGTGAGCGACGTTTATTTTTCACCGCTAGAGCCATAGAAAGCACATCGACAAGCGCCAGCATGGCGTAACGCGAGGCAGAAGGCTTGTAGATAAAATCTGTTTCGTGATGCTCTATCGGTAAAACCACGTTCGCTTGTTCAGCCAATGGCGTGCCTTTTGGCGTAATCGCAATGATTTTCAGACCGTAATCACGCGCTAGTTGCGCAGTCTCGACGATCACTGGTGTATAGCCGGTCGCGGAGATAAGCACCATGACGTCATTGGCATCAGCAGTGGCGGCGACCATGCGCGTCATCAAACCATCGTGGTAGGCAACAATGGCAAAGCCCAAACGAAACAGGCGATGTTGCAGTTCCTGAGAAGCAATCGTAGAACCGCCACCCATGCCGACACTGATGATTTGTCTTGCACCGTAGAGCCAATCAACGGCTTGATCAATGTCTTGTTCATTGATCAACGCTCGGTTGATATCGAGTGATTGTTTGATGGATTCGTAAATCACTTGGTAGCCACTTTGATCGGGCGGCTCAAGGATAAAACGCTGTCCAACCGTCAGCGACTGAGCCAGTTTGATCTTCATTTCACGAACATTTTTGCAGCCTATTGCTTTGGCAAAGCGCGTGATGGTAGCTTCACTGACGTCTGCACTTTGTGCCAGC from Vibrio vulnificus NBRC 15645 = ATCC 27562 encodes the following:
- a CDS encoding MurR/RpiR family transcriptional regulator, with product MSLEVDIISQITERFSALREAEKKVAKLVTDDIETAANASITELAQSADVSEATITRFAKAIGCKNVREMKIKLAQSLTVGQRFILEPPDQSGYQVIYESIKQSLDINRALINEQDIDQAVDWLYGARQIISVGMGGGSTIASQELQHRLFRLGFAIVAYHDGLMTRMVAATADANDVMVLISATGYTPVIVETAQLARDYGLKIIAITPKGTPLAEQANVVLPIEHHETDFIYKPSASRYAMLALVDVLSMALAVKNKRRSRDKLRRLKVALDSHRGGGDRQPLGD
- a CDS encoding ABC transporter ATP-binding protein, with protein sequence MVEYAIQAQNVVKKFGDFTAIDNITLNVPKGSIYGFLGPNGCGKSTTIRVLTGLLSPSEGNVDVLGLEIPRQSEALRLKIGYMTQKFSLYDDLTVEENLQFIGQIFGMDKKTLTQRVNEQLATYGLDQRRKQRVSGMSGGQKQRLSLAAATMHKPELLFLDEPTSAVDPENRREFWEQLFDLCDQGTTILVTTHYMDEAERCHRLAIMEAGLIRADGAPEELMAQMGVNIVEVKAENLRALKEQLLPLAEVRSAAQLGIRLRVLIDQRVADPIAWLRATFPRLQHAEMNLARPSLEDVFVSVTGEGRQ
- a CDS encoding HlyD family secretion protein, with translation MRNRLICVWALLALTACTTESTPQALGTLERDRVTFTATANEIIRELPIKEGQMVSQGDILVKLDSKNQQAVLARALAEQSKAQAYLLKLTNGERPEDIASAQARVARAEAQLIDAQKTFKRKAELVAKKLISQSEKDTALAQRDSARAELDSANEEFSKLTAGSRPEDIEQAKAQLAAAQADVVLQQQKLDELTIVATRDGILDNLPYNLGERVPVSGIVAVIQANRIPYARVYVPATYRVNFVPGKPVTVHVDGVSDPLQGTVRWVANEASFTPYYALTEEERSRLMYLAEVDLTEAARALPSGVPTQVDLNGE